In the genome of Rhinolophus ferrumequinum isolate MPI-CBG mRhiFer1 chromosome 24, mRhiFer1_v1.p, whole genome shotgun sequence, one region contains:
- the LOC117016773 gene encoding peptidyl-prolyl cis-trans isomerase FKBP3-like, whose protein sequence is MVVAVPQRAWTVEQLHSEQLPKKDIIKFLQDHGSDSFLAEHKLLGNIKNVAKTANKDHLVTAYNHLFESKRFKGTESISKVSEQVKNVKLNEDKPKETKSEETLDEGPPKYTKSVLKKGDKTNYPKKGDVVHCWYTGTLQDGTVFDTNIQTSSKKKKNAKPLSFKVGIGKVIRGWDEALLTMSKGEKARLEIEPEWAYGKKGQPDAKIPPNAKLIFEVELVDID, encoded by the coding sequence ATGGTGGTTGCCGTTCCACAGCGGGCCTGGACCGTGGAGCAGCTGCACAGCGAACAGCTACCCAAGAAGGACATTATCAAGTTTCTACAGGACCACGGTTCAGATTCGTTTCTTGCAGAACATAAGTTattaggaaacattaaaaatgtggCCAAGACAGCTAACAAGGACCATTTGGTTACAGCCTATAACCATCTTTTTGAAAGTAAGCGTTTCAAGGGTACTGAAAGTATAAGTAAAGTGTCCGAgcaggtgaaaaatgtgaagcttaatgaagataaacccaaagaaaccAAGTCTGAAGAGACTCTGGATGAGGGTCCaccaaaatacacaaaatctGTTCTTAAAAAAGGGGATAAAACCAACTACCCCAAAAAGGGAGATGTTGTTCACTGCTGGTATACAGGAACACTACAGGATGGAACTGTTTTTGATACCAATATTCAAACGAgttcaaagaagaagaaaaatgccaaGCCTTTAAGTTTTAAAGTTGGAATAGGCAAAGTTATCAGAGGATGGGATGAAGCACTCTTGACAATGAGTAAAGGAGAAAAGGCTCGACTAGAGATTGAACCAGAATGGGCTTATGGAAAGAAAGGACAGCCTGATGCCAAAATTCCACCAAATGCAAAACTCATTTTTGAAGTGGAATTAGTGGATATTGATTGA